The following are encoded in a window of Clarias gariepinus isolate MV-2021 ecotype Netherlands chromosome 8, CGAR_prim_01v2, whole genome shotgun sequence genomic DNA:
- the urb2 gene encoding unhealthy ribosome biogenesis protein 2 homolog, with the protein MTAIYSGVHEKLNSHLTPWPDKLKLARFAWVSNQCLLPNKEQFLFDWVARALSGYYSKKVEVSQEVLEGLWTYLTEILHSKKLCNVLRTGKTFKIHPAVPQIINERILESTSGTLSVDLSTILSCCEGILTIPVLAVTYTAKYELLVEVVVRTSGLACFQLQQQDSSESLSVKVFEVLLLVLSTYLTVQKQQGNPKRVFVQVTEHLLQHLCLLRHLITSRTWTEKDDTRIRQHICKEIRSKVDLILQSALFYHEHLQYYKEEVLPSEQGSGGKKGSTGKTLLCPAATILSKLVHGHDVNEESFFYSVQANSLPLLFKFFLDAFCKGGENKLVCFHLMTKFLTALEFTQDLNVKETFNEANWSFALLAMEKILNSCLAGDIYNVAADKIHHGEVQFNFYRKVAQLLFNNAQTGIPAWYRCLKVLLSLNHQIIEPDLDELVSAVWVDADIMEVRVKKAQETLVCAVLQTYTKLRQLPRLIEELLLVICRPAADELRQELLPEALQNCLSQCLLDNPPSQNLEICRLILEKMLSDLPYFQKGRRESALKMFSLSVLMHEVVFSLKTLDDSTPLPIIRKTQSLMEEMLHFVTALLQSIEGVLISDKTWVEKIQEASLLLTHTWHEADTLFQIHCSKYISPASLTDDVSPMSDTIQKVLALTISGGQVSPLSRFLQKHLALHRMKRYLLNLPSPTLDMDTQNFLYQTAQVVAHNHEFSVNMYTDQTWDRQLCSVNSDTYSVAFWFLITTNLPLIAPYLTQEVTSRIAETILNSLLQGHSRNNMEKSELSFLLISKQLLESRVLCELPSLHSAVVTSITNKFFGVPDASEVQAFCPSFFKSSTEIGVASEGPNDDVSSSFNRLKAIAQNIIDSAKSGASITISETQVDALLQLLRITHVLNPYAMSPEDYVGLFWGLLFMMLCVQRNENGVFSVPVNLLKELFALMDSFLVGKNSHAVLKVVHGSTLLEMVMTSLFSRCEKNLFQSLDNSAWFSFLQSVQTFIDSITHVILERKSSVLINLDKFTNFMIVLGKSYLDSGDCDEALYSFQLHLVTLSTLCKDIMSVLGKSTQLDEALTQSLEKIISVMGPATQTVLIRKSDNGHIQSFFIDVVTVMIQAELAKVSHQTQDISDGDQKHKLSNMALYSSFGQQILEEIYLASQPVEFIIASLNYLSGFYLAVEKTQESNLDSLHFKILQSVYKLLSGEWLSVSEAKELEVPLGNLLTQLMVNSSEEQLQSLFLMIRDGLNASQIEIGCYKDVFATVTIIRLLASCSLSEASTEKFWSTVPHIMSSLVFVVRASGQVSSLTSILTVPVIKTLITLLRQGETHLSDPHHVVLVLGALEFVPLENQCMEEYYSAFQAIHEVLYAIILCYPKVMLKASPVFLNCFYRLVASIIREGRQKGENEKGKDSEKLLKCAMLVERMYTHIGTTADGFTLLNAFIVAKYVTELQKVTLRPEIKTHLTEGIYCILDRCVEQDIKFLNRTLQMGVKEVFSELYKNYTHYHKSQRQGEEKYTV; encoded by the exons ATGACTGCCATCTACTCTGGGGTCCATGAAAAACTAAACAGTCATCTCACACCATGGCCAGATAAGCTGAAGCTAGCTCGATTTGCATGGGTATCCAATCAATGCCTTCTTCCAAATAAAGAACAG TTTTTGTTTGACTGGGTTGCTCGTGCCCTATCCGGTTATTACAGCAAGAAAGTAGAGGTGTCGCAGGAGGTGCTGGAAGGTTTATGGACCTACCTGACAGAAATTCTTCATAGTAAGAAGCTTTGTAATGTCCTGAGGACAGGAAAGACCTTTAAGATACACCCAGCAGTTCCCCAG ATTATCAATGAAAGGATTTTGGAAAGCACGTCAGGAACTCTGTCTGTTGACTTGTCTACTATTCTGAGTTGTTGTGAAGGAATCCTGACAATTCCTGTTCTCGCTGTGACATACACTGCCAAATATGAGCTGCTGGTGGAGGTTGTGGTTAGGACCAGTGGCCTGGCTTGTTTTCAGCTCCAGCAGCAGGACTCTTCCGAGTCCCTTTCAGTTAAGGTGTTTGAAGTTCTGCTTCTTGTACTAAGCACCTATTTAACTGTgcaaaaacagcaaggaaacccTAAGAGAGTTTTTGTTCAGGTGACAGAACACCTTCTACAGCACCTCTGTCTGTTAAGACACTTAATAACCTCTAGGACATGGACAGAGAAGGATGATACAAGGATCCGGCAACACATATGCAAAGAGATCCGGAGCAAAGTGGACTTGATTCTTCAGTCTGCTCTTTTCTATCATGAGCACCTACAGTACTACAAAGAAGAAGTTCTCCCATCAGAACAGGGATCAGGTGGAAAAAAGGGATCTACAGGCAAAACCTTGCTCTGCCCTGCTGCAACTATTCTGTCAAAACTTGTACATGGACATGATGTTAATGAAGagtcttttttttacagtgtccAAGCCAATTCTCTTCCACTGCTCTTCAAATTCTTTTTAGATGCATTTTGCAAGGGAGGAGAGAACAAGCTGGTTTGCTTTCATCTTATGACAAAGTTTCTTACAGCTCTTGAGTTTACACAGGACCTGAATGTCAAAGAAACCTTTAATGAGGCAAACTGGAGCTTTGCTCTGCTTGCCATGGAGAAGATTTTAAACTCCTGTTTGGCTGGAGATATTTATAATGTAGCTGCAGACAAAATACATCATGGAGAGGTGCAGTTCAATTTCTACAGGAAAGTAGCTCAGCTTTTATTCAATAATGCACAGACAGGAATTCCAGCTTGGTATCGCTGCTTGAAAGTATTGCTTTCACTGAACCACCAAATTATAGAGCCAGATCTTGATGAGCTTGTGTCTGCTGTCTGGGTGGATGCTGACATCATGGAAGTACGGGTGAAGAAAGCTCAAGAGACTCTTGTTTGTGCAGTCCTTCAGACCTACACGAAGCTACGTCAGCTGCCAAGACTCATTGAGGAACTACTTTTGGTAATCTGTAGACCAGCTGCTGATGAACTGAGGCAGGAGTTGTTGCCTGAGGCTTTGCAAAATTGCTTAAGTCAGTGTCTCTTGGACAACCCTCCTAGCCAGAATCTTGAAATTTGCAGACTTATTCTGGAGAAGATGCTTAGTGATCTCCCTTATTTCCAAAAGGGAAGAAGGGAGTCTGCGCTAAAAATGTTTTCTCTGAGTGTTCTCATGCACGAAGTGGTCTTTAGTCTTAAGACGCTAGATGACAGCACTCCTTTGCCCATAATCAGAAAAACACAAAGTCTTATGGAGGAAATGCTACATTTTGTTACGGCACTGCTGCAGTCTATAGAGGGAGTTTTGATCTCAGACAAGACCTGGGTAGAAAAGATTCAAGAAGCAAGTCTTCTTCTTACTCACACTTGGCATGAGGCAGACACCCTCTTTCAAATTCATTGCAGTAAATACATCTCACCAGCTAGTCTAACTGATGATGTCAGTCCCATGTCTGATACAATCCAGAAAGTTTTGGCACTTACAATCTCAGGAGGCCAAGTCAGTCCACTAAGCAGGTTTCTTCAAAAACATCTTGCGCTCCACAGAATGAAGAGATACTTGCTCAACTTACCTTCACCCACTCTGGACATGGACACCCAAAATTTTCTCTATCAGACTGCTCAAGTTGTTGCGCATAATCATGAATTTTCAGTTAATATGTACACTGACCAAACATGGGACCGTCAGCTTTGCAGTGTTAATAGTGACACCTATTCAGTAGCTTTTTGGTTTTTAATAACTACTAACCTGCCATTAATTGCTCCATACCTTACACAAGAGGTTACATCTCGCATAGCAGAGACCATCCTGAACTCGCTGCTTCAGGGTCACTCAAGAAACAATATGGAGAAGAGTGAGCTGTCATTCCTACTTATTTCGAAACAACTGCTTGAAAGCAGAGTGCTTTGTGAGTTGCCCAGTTTGCACTCAGCAGTGGTAACTTCCAtaacaaacaaattttttggagtGCCAGATGCTTCCGAAGTACAGGCCTTTTGtccatcattttttaaatccagCACCGAAATTGGTGTCGCATCTGAAGGTCCTAATGATGACGTCTCTTCATCTTTTAACAGACTGAAAGCCATAGCACAGAACATTATCGACAGTGCTAAATCTGGTGCTTCCATCACCATATCTGAAACACAAGTAGACGCCCTTCTGCAGTTATTAAGGATAACACATGTCCTAAATCCCTATGCAATGTCTCCTGAAGATTACGTAGGACTTTTTTGGGGTTTGCTCTTCATGATGCTTTGTGTGCAACGAAATGAAAATGGAGTATTTTCAGTACCAGTCAACCTTTTAAAAGAGCTATTTGCTCTCATGGATTCATTCTTGGTGGGTAAAAATTCTCATGCAGTCCTCAAAGTTGTACATGGTAGTACGCTCTTGGAGATGGTGATGACCTCTCTTTTCTCTCGCTGTGAAAAGAATCTGTTTCAAAGTCTGGACAATTCAGCTTGGTTTTCTTTTCTCCAGTCAGTCCAAACTTTTATTGACAGTATAACTCATGTTATACTGGAGAGAAAAAGCAGCGTGCTAATCAATCTGGACAAGTTCACCAATTTTATGATTGTCTTAGGAAAATCATATCTGGACTCTGGGGATTGTGATGAAGCCCTGTACTCATTTCAGCTCCATTTAGTAACTTTGAGCACACTTTGTAAGGACATAATGTCTGTGTTGGGAAAAAGTACTCAGCTGGATGAGGCTTTAACTCAGTCGTTGGAAAAGATCATCTCTGTAATGGGACCTGCCACACAGACTGTGCTGATTAGAAAGTCAGACAATGGACACATTCAGTCATTCTTTATTGATGTGGTGACTGTAATGATCCAGGCTGAGTTAGCAAAGGTCTCTCATCAGACCCAGGATATTAGTGATGGTGATCAAAAACACAAACTATCCAACATGGCACTGTACAGTAGCTTTGGCCAGCAGATTTTGGAGGAGATTTACTTAGCATCACAACCTGTAGAGTTCATCATTGCATCCCTCAATTATCTCTCAGGATTTTATTTGGCTGTAGAGAAAACACAAGAGTCCAATCTTGACAGTCTTCATTTTAAGATTCTGCAGAGTGTTTATAAGCTATTATCAG GTGAGTGGCTTTCTGTATCAGAGGCAAAAGAACTGGAAGTCCCACTTGGGAATCTTCTCACTCAGCTAATGGTCAACTCCTCAGAAGAACAACTCCAGTCATTATTTCTCATGATCCGGGATGGACTTAATGCATCCCAGATTGAAATAGGCTGCTACAAA GATGTGTTTGCAACTGTGACTATAATAAGACTGCTTGCCAGCTGTTCACTGTCAGAGGCCTCCACTGAGAAGTTCTGGAGTACTGTTCCTCACATCATGTCTTCTCTTGTT tttgTGGTTAGAGCATCTGGTCAAGTCTCTTCTCTAACCAGTATACTGACTGTGCCAGTGATAAAAACTCTAATCACACTGCTCCGTCAAGGTGAAACTCATCTCTCTGACCCTCACCATGTTGTCCTGGTGCTCGGAGCTCTTGAGTTTGTGCCCCTGGAAAACCAATGCATGGAAGAGTATTATTCAGCTTTCCAAGCCATTCATGAAGTCTTGTATGCCATCATCCTATGCTACCCAAAG GTGATGCTGAAAGCTTCTCCAGTCTTCCTGAACTGTTTTTACCGTCTGGTGGCATCCATTATCCGAGAGGGCAGGCAGAAGGGGGAGAATGAGAAAG gAAAAGATTCTGAGAAGCTTTTAAAATGTGCCATGCTAGTGGAACGGATGTACACCCATATTGGCACAACCGCAGATGGTTTCACGCTGCTGAACGCTTTTATTGTGGCTAAGTATGTCACTGAACTCCAGAAG
- the abcb10 gene encoding ATP-binding cassette sub-family B member 10, mitochondrial, which yields MLYMLRIASCKLLPQWNITCKRSVNFYQLYGRTSLRSQRKQNCKPILEASVFSHFRLGATVGPHLVGTHFTASTPFAFYSTSTDSKQEAKHVGSEVKTNDKPGRVSSDDLKKLLQLARPERWRLSAAVSFLVISSAVTMSAPFFLGKVIDTVYTNSQADFTSSLTSLCIMLAGVFLCGGAANAARIYLIQVSGQQIVRNLRESLFSSVLRQEVGFFDKTRTGELINRLSADTNIVGHALTDNVSDGLRSMAQAGAGISMMFYVSPSLASFILMIVPPVAGLAVIYGRYVHSISKQTQDALAEATQLAEERISNLRTVRAFGKELTEVQSYAEKVEYVLRLAKKEAKLTAGFYGMTGLSGNMIILSVLYKGGLLMGSEQMTVGELSSFLMYSFWVGISIAGLSSFYSELMKGFGAGTRLWELMERKPEFPLNEGLVLRPEQLKGAVEFHDVSFAYPTRKDVPIFQNLNLSVPAGSVMAVVGSSGSGKSTLVSLLLRLYDPDSGLVTIDGYDIRNLNAHWLRSHIGTVSQEPVLFSCSIAENIAYGAANPNQVTAQDILRVAQIANAHEFINGFPKGFDTIVGEKGALLSGGQKQRIAIARALLKNPKILLLDEATSALDAENEFLVQEALERLMQDRTVLVIAHRLSTIQNADAVAVLDQQHVVECGRHAQLLTNQDGLFRKLMEKQAFLHADQKRALGQHFDV from the exons ATGTTGTATATGTTGAGAATCGCAAGCTGCAAACTGTTACCTCAGTGGAATATCACCTGCAAACGCTCTGTAAACTTTTACCAGCTTTATGGTCGGACTTCATTGAGATCCCAGAGAAAACAGAACTGTAAACCTATACTTGAAGCATCAGTTTTTTCCCACTTCCGACTTGGAGCGACTGTAGGTCCACATTTAGTTGGGACCCACTTCACAGCGTCCACTCCGTTTGCTTTTTACAGCACATCAACAGACTCTAAGCAAGAGGCAAAGCATGTGGGAAGTGAAGTTAAGACCAATGATAAACCGGGACGGGTATCGTCAGATGACCTCAAAAAGTTATTGCAGCTTGCACGTCCAGAGCGCTGGAGGCTATCAG CTGCTGTTAGCTTCCTTGTCATCTCCAGTGCTGTCACCATGTCTGCTCCATTTTTCCTGGGTAAAGTGATCGACACTGTCTACACAAACTCACAGGCGGATTTTACTTCCTCCCTGACCTCCCTGTGCATCATGCTGGCAGGGGTGTtcctgtgtggtggtgctgCCAACGCTGCACGCATATACCTTATTCAGGTCTCAG GGCAGCAGATTGTGAGAAACTTGCGTGAATCCCTTTTTTCCTCAGTTTTGAGGCAGGAAGTGGGATTCTTTGATAAGACCCGCACTGGTGAGCTTATTAACCGCCTTTCAGCAGACACAAATATAGTTGGACATGCACTCACTGATAACGTGTCTGATGGTCTACGATCAATGGCTCAAGCTGGAGCTGGAATCAGCATGATG TTCTATGTCTCACCCAGTCTTGCCAGCTTTATTCTAATGATTGTACCTCCTGTGGCCGGCCTGGCAGTAATCTATGGAAGATACGTGCACTCCATATCTAAGCAAACACAGGATGCTCTGGCAGAGGCCACACAG CTGGCAGAAGAGAGGATCAGTAACTTACGAACAGTTAGGGCATTCGGCAAAGAGCTGACAGAAGTGCAGTCCTATGCAGAGAAGGTGGAATATGTCCTTCGACTGGCTAAGAAGGAAGCTAAGCTTACTGCTGGGTTCTATGGCATG ACAGGGCTGAGTGGCAACATGATCATCCTGAGTGTGCTGTATAAAGGTGGGCTGCTTATGGGTAGTGAGCAAATGACAGTAGGAGAGCTTTCCTCTTTCCTCATGTATTCCTTCTGGGTGGGCATTAGCATTGCTG GCCTGAGCTCATTCTATTCAGAACTGATGAAAGGGTTTGGAGCTGGTACACGCCTTTGGGAACTAATGGAGCGGAAGCCCGAGTTTCCTCTCAATG AGGGACTTGTGTTGAGACCAGAGCAACTAAAAGGAGCTGTTGAGTTTCATGATGTGTCATTTGCTTACCCAACAAGGAAGGATGTCCCCATATTCCAAAACCTAAATCTGTCTGTGCCAGCTGGTTCAGTGATGGCAGTGGTGGGCTCAAGTGGCTCTGGAAAATCTACTCTTGTGTCTCTTCTGCTCCGTCTGTATGACCCAGACTCTG GTCTGGTAACTATTGATGGTTATGACATTCGGAATTTAAATGCTCATTGGCTGCGGAGTCATATTGGAACTGTAAGCCAG GAGCCAGTCCTCTTCTCCTGTTCTATTGCTGAGAACATTGCTTATGGAGCAGCAAATCCCAATCAGGTCACAGCACAGGACATTCTCAGAGTAGCACAGATAGCTAATGCTCATGAATTTATTAATGGATTTCCCAAAGGCTTTGACACTATTGTTGGAGAGAAAGGAGCACTACTGTCAG GTGGACAGAAACAAAGAATTGCTATAGCAAGAGCCTTGCTAAAG AACCCAAAAATACTGTTATTAGATGAAGCCACAAG TGCTCTGGATGCAGAGAATGAGTTCCTAGTGCAAGAGGCTTTGGAGCGGCTGATGCAGGACCGCACAGTGCTCGTCATCGCTCACCGTCTCTCCACCATACAGAATGCAGATGCTGTGGCTGTGCTGGACCAGCAGCATGTTGTGGAGTGTGGCCGTCATGCCCAGCTTCTTACCAACCAAGATGGTCTCTTCCGCAAACTCATGGAGAAACAAGCCTTTTTACATGCAGATCAGAAGAGAGCTCTTGGACAGCATTTTGATGTCTAA